The segment TTCAATTGCGATACACAATCCCTCCTCACCACTcgcccttttttttttgttgtctTCTTCCTGCAAGACTCCACGTGTCAAAAACATGGACATGACAAGCATAAAATCTCCCCCAAGATGCTCATTGACAATTATTTAGGACATTACGTCGtggttttcttttaatttggttACTGTTGAAATTGTATAGACATACTTGCATATAACGATCTCCCCTGTTTTATTCTCTGTAAATTTTATAACTTGGGAACCTAGACACCCATGGCTACTGTTTCTCAATTGAACAACTTTCCATGCAAGACCTTCTTAATAACCCCACAAAACAGTAACTTTACCTCAAAGCTTCCGGTTCTGCCTCTAAACTCTACAAAACCAACTCAGAATTCGATCAAGAAATCTCAATTTTTGACCCAGAAATCAGTCCAGCCAAGGCCTGTTTTCCAGATCCGTGCTTCGGACGCCGACGATGAATGGGGCCCAGACAAGGAGGAGCCAGTTGTAATCGAGAGTCCTGGAGTGGCCGTGGCGGAAGAGAAGAAGCCTGACGATGCGGGGGAAATAGAGAGCTTGAAGAAAGCTTTGGTGGATTCGTTTTATGGGACGGATCGTGGCTTGAAAGCTAGCAGTGAGACCAGAGCTGAGATTGTTGAGCTTATAACTCAGCTCGAGGCCAAGAACCCGACTCCAGCACCAACTGAGGCTTTGCCTCTTCTCAATGGCAAATGGATTCTCAAGTAAGTTTTTTGTCTTGCCCTTGCCGCTAATAAAAAACCTTTGGTTGATGGACTTTGGTTAATAGACTTATATGTAGCTTAGACTAAAGAAAACTatgaaaataaaatcataaaaaaagcaCAGGTAGTGTTGGACAATCTAACGCATGTTGATGTTTGATGTATTGAATTGTGGTTCAGGTACACATCATTCCCGGGTCTGTTTCCACTGTTGTCAAGGGGTCAATTTCCATTAGTTAAGGTGGAGGAAATATCACAGACCATTGATGCCGAAAGTCTCACTGTGCAGAACTCTGTTCAGTTCGCTGGACCATTGGCCTCAAGTTCTATTAGCACCAGTGCTAAATTCGAGGTTCGAAGCCCCAAACGTGTGCAGGTATGTTCTTTACCGCTCTACTTTTCTTCTGTTAAAACTAATAGTGAAGTTGTTTTTGTCTTTCACAATCAATATTTGGAACGTAACTGAGCTTATCTGCTGTATCTAAGTTTTCTTTAATCATGACTATGCCAGTAGAGGAAACTGCTATGCTTTGCTTAATGCAAAAGAAATTAAAGATCTGGACTTTGGATGTAACTTAAAAATTTACTCTTGTTtctttatgaatatttatgcagATCAAGTTTCAAGAAGGCATAATTGGAACTCCCCAGCTGACAGACTCCATAGTGTTACCAGAAAATGTGGAATTTCTAGGACAAAAAATTGATCTCACTCCTATTAAGGGCTTGCTGACCTCTGTGCAAGACACAGCTTCATCTGTTGCAAAGACCATTTCCAGCCAACCGCCATTGAAGATCCCATTATCAAACAGCAATGCTGAATCATGGTTGCTTACAACATACCTTGACGATGAACTGCGGATTTCAAGGGGAGATGCTGGGAGTGTGTTTGTGCTCGTCAAGGAGGGCAGCGCTCTCTTGAACTAAACTCTGGGTTCCGGTTCTTCTTCTTCCTCAGCTATTTATTAGAGTTATCTGTTGTCTTGGTTTTTATTAAGACAGAATGTAAGAACTATACACTTATATGGGCAATACATGGTCATGGACTCTATTTGTTGTAACACTTGGTTCCAACTTGCTGTCTCAAGCAAGCAAGAGTTGGTATATACTACTTGAAACATTTATacatatcatttatatatatgCCTATACATGTATCTTCGACCAAATGTTTCAGGCCTTCACTCCGGAGCAGCACCAAAGCAAACCGACCACATTGTCGTCCCACTTTCCATTTTCCTCTTCTGAAAGCTAAATAGACACCCTTAAGTGACGGATGTGCGGACAAACTTTATATCTCACCTTATGATACTTTTAGTTCACTAATCAGTTATTTATTATTAATCTTCTTGAATACGAGATTAATTGGTACATTTCCTGGTGCAAAGAGAGATGAATGTTTTGGGTAGTCTTGAAAATTTATCATTGATGTTTCTGCATGTATGTATGCTGTTATATGTCGATCTGTGAGGAAAACCTACGAAGAGAGGCAGGTTATACGTATCATAGGCATGGTCTTAACTCAATTCGACTCTGTGTATCCTTAACTCCAGGCGTTAAAGTAGGGAAGTTATAACAAAGGGCACAAAGATCAACATCAATCTGCACAGCAGCTGGTGAAGAACACCCTTATACATGCATAAGGCTTTATTTATTGTCTGAAATGATTAGGTCAGCATACATACACTGATACACAAGGATAAAACCTGATTGTAGGCTGCAATCAAATTTGATAAATAGAAAATATTGAAATATATAAACAGAGGAGTCTATGCTTGTTATCTCTTATGCCAGGGAAAGCAAAAGCATGAAGAGGTTTTGTTGGTATTTTAGCAATaatataaaacacagaaaatatgaaaaagaaagatatatTGAAAGCACACTGTAATATGTTGTATTGTTCATATTTTATAACAAAAAAATAACTAAAACTTGCGAAACTTACTCCTAAAAAACATGCTCAACACCCCTCGTTGCATTAGTAATTACAAAAACCTAATTTATTTCTTAAAACTTTAAATTTCACTTTTGACAGAGCTTTGGTTAATATATCTGCAATTTAATCTTCAATCTTACAAAAGATAGACTTTATTTCACCAATACCAGGCCCTAGAAGTTTGTTTAAGACCACATGAGGCCTTATTTAACATGTAGACTTTTTCCTCTTGTCTCTTTACTTGGAATGCCTCTGGTTGCTTTTCTCTCATTGCTTCAATCCACTTGTCATCCTTCTCAACTTCTTTAAACTTAGCAGAGTCAAATAATACAATATTGcactttttataaattttagaaaaatattttgtcaCGAACTAGCAATTACTTCATTGTTACTTCTCCTCCATTAGATTTAGAGCAAAAATTTTCGCTTTCATTTTTACTTTGAATACATCTCTACCTTTTATCTTCAAATATGATCTTGAATCCTTTTTCAATCAACTGCCCAACACTTAGAAGATTTTGGTCAATGTTAGGCACATATAGAACATCAATTGTGTGTTTCAAACTTGTTAAACTTTCAATAACCACTGTTACTTTTCCCTTAACtggaataagctcatcatttctaatttttattttggaaatGATAGTTTTATTAAGTTCTTTGAAAAGTGTTGGGTCATTGGTCATGTGATTTGTGTAGCCGCTATCGATTAACCAAGAATCATTGGAGAAATATGTCGCCACAAAAAGGAACTCATCTTCTTGTTGCTCAATAGATGCTTTTGCCTCTTCATGTTGTTGAGACTTACAGACCGGCTCTATGTGCCCAGTACTACCACATTTTCTCGTTGGAGAAACATGTCTCGTTGTTGTTACTATTGCTAGTCTCATCTTTAATTTTCTTGTTTTTGCCTCATGAATTTTCAAACTTTGCTCGAAAAGTACCCTTTACTGATGCTTCTTGTCTCATCTTTTTATTTTGTTCTGGAGCCTACAATGCATTCACTAATTCTACTAATGATATACTTGAAAAATCCTTAGATTCTTCTAATGAACAAATTTTAGACTCATATTTTTCAGACAAAGTGACGAGAATTTTTTGCACTATTCGATCATCGGAAAAATCCTTACCCAACAATCTTTCCTTGTTTACTATGCCCTCCAACTTGTCAGAATAGTCTTTAATAGTTTCTGTATCttcattttcatcatttcaaactCTCTGATCAGATTGAGCATTTGCATATTTTTTGTTCTTTCATTGCCCTCGTATTCTTTCTTGAGCTAGTCCCAAATTTTTTTTACTGACCCCAAATTCATGATTCttgtaaatattttgaaaaagaCATGCTTTAGTTTTAGACTTCATTGTCTTCTTCTCTTTGTGAGCCTTCAGTTGATTTATCGTTGAATTTGCTAGCAAAGACGAAATATCGTAGTCTTCTTCTACTGCTTCCTAAATATCCATTGTATCAAGATAGACTGTCATTCTAATAGCCCAAACTTaatatttactatcataaaatttTGATGGAACAATATGACAAAACTTTGTGTCAACTTCCATATCTAAAACTTATATGTTTCTCTCAACTCATATATCCCTTAAAGATAAGAGCTCAGATACCAACAGGTTTTCATGCTGCGCTATCCATCATTATACACTGCATTATACACTGctcataattatttatttacttagccAGAGTTACTGGAAACCCCAGCTTAGTAAATACTAATCCATGCCCATTATACATTGCTCATAATTATTCAAGACTACTAGACCATTTCTCTcaggaaaaatatataaaaaagaatCACATTTTCTTTTCAATGTCGTTTACAACATAAGAACAAATTAGTGCAAACTTCATGGAAAACTTCTAGTATAATTCCATGATACTCCTCTGAATTCATAGATACATAATAATTCAAGAGGTTGCGAAGGTCCTTTGGCTCTTGAATCCGGTTCGCCTTAATCATCTCGACCATAGACTTACTAAAATCTTCTCTTGGATCGTAAGAACACTTCTCCATGGCTACCATAACAATGAATTTAGTCCCTTCACTACTTCTTTGCCGCCTTCTTTCGACATTATGCCTTGTCTCCTGCCTTTCTCTGATCATTTGGTCTAATCTCTCTTGAACCATGGCGTGTGCTAGACTCGATATTGATGCGTATCGATCTGAATTGGAGCTTTCTGCTTCTTCTGAAGAAGAGACACTAAGCCTGCAACTGCAGCACAATGCCTTGCATCCTCTCTGTTGAAGCCCTTGCTGCTTGTGTTCTTTGGAGGCTTTCATCTTCTAGCATGGACGTGAACCTTTGAAGCAAAAATTTGTGCCAAAATAATCATTTATGCTCATTAGGCAAGTGGGTTAAGTTAAGCATGATTGTGTCTTGAGTTTGAgacaattaatacctaaaagaTTAGGGATAGTTGGGAGGCTATTAGGGaacatttttatttgttaattaagCTTATGATCATCATGTGGGCTAATTGATCTTTATACTATCCTTTATAGGTAGTGTTAGGCGGCATAGTTATCAAAATGGAAAGAACAGGGTCCATGAATGATGAACCGTCAAATTGGTCCTTTATTTTATAAGTTTAGGGTACTAGCTTTAGAATTAAAGACAAATGGCAACCATAAAATAGTTTTGGTTGGCTTCACATTCCTTATGGGAAACTGGGATTTAGCCATTATTTCTCATGGACCATATAGCAACTATAATGATGCAAGTCTGCTAGTAGAAAAATGTTGCCAACTACCCTGATCTGAAAATAAACCTGATCCATTGTGATACCAGAACAGAAGAATTAGTGCCATGAACTCGTCCTAGTGTGTAGTAAAGGCTGTTTCGACTTTCAAGAACAGAGCATGTTCTTAGCTACTTTTATTCCTACTCTGGGTCTTCTTTTGGGTTTAAAAttgaacctttttttttcttgttttagaGCAAAAAATGCATTCTTCTAATTGCTTAACGGGGGTTGCCTAGTTGAATTATGGAGAAAATCGACAAAGATTTGCATAGCTGGATGGAATCTCTTTAATGGGTTCTTATGTTTGGAAATGAGGGAGACAAGAAGATGAATAAGAAAAGCAAAATAGAAATGGGGTAAGAGTTACTATCAAAACACTAATCATTTCTTCAATTGTGTGTATCATGAAGACTGACATTACTAGAAATTTATGAAGGGAAAATGGAGTTGTATTTCTCACCATGTCTCAATAAACTAATTGTTTAATATGGTACTTAGAAGGATTCCAAGTTGTTTAACCACGCAAAATGGCACATGTTGCTATGATGATCATCTGTTAAAAAGGAACTTAAAAGCAGTAATTAGCCCTAGTCATCTCTGCTTAGGCGTAATCAAATGACAGGGTGTTCCCTGACATTCTTGGGTTCTTTTGAGAAATCAAGGAGCAGGCAAGAGAGATGAATTAATGATTTTGGATATGCATCAAAGTTCAGTGTTGAAGGGGGCACACCAGGTAAGGACACAACTGTAGCGGCATGTTTTGGTCTTCAAGGACATAGTGAATTCTTTACACTTTCCAGACATTTCGGATTCTAGATTGTCGTGAGCAACATGTTATATAGGTGTCATTCTGTTTCCTATGTTGTTAGAATCATGCTTTTGGTATTTCCATTTGATTTGGTGAGACTAAAGCTAAACTGGTGGTGATATTTGGGTTTGATTACTATAATCATTTTATGCCAATGCATGCCATTTCCATCCATCTCAAGAAACGGTGAAGAGTTCTAGTTTTCTGGTATTACCGAAAGTACTTTGCAATATCATATCTGCTCTTAAAATATGATGAATAAGCATCAGTGAGAGTAAAGAGCTAATGTAGATCATCCAAACTATGTGCTATACCTACAGATACGTGTTACGATTTTTCTACAATTAAAGAGCTAATGATTGATACATTTTCCAGTTTATCTTGGTGTGATTAAAGAGCTATTGTAGAACTGGAAAGTGTACAACATTTATATTGACATGCATGATTTATGAGGACAACATACAGCAATTCATATTCCTTTTTTCGATTCGGAAGAACAAAGAAACCAGCATACATATAATGATCGATTCAGGACGCAGTGACTGACGGGCAATTAGGCAATTAACAATTAATTGGCCTAACATATACTATACAAACTGGGCGCATAAAGAATACTATTCTGCCTAAAATTTTTTAATGGAAAAACATAAAACACAACACCATATACAAATcactttcttttccttcttttgcTGTTACAACTTAACACCACCAGGTGCAAGCAATACGTTCCAGTAGCTTGCACAAAATTATGCCCGAATATTTAAGAATGTTCAAGTCTTTCCTGCAAGATCTGTCCCAGCTTCATGAGAAGACTTTGCTGCTCCTCGAAAGTAAGGTTTGTCAATATCTGCATAGAAATTAATCCTCGGTAATCGGTATAGGTTTACTTATAGTATCATTTATTTTGTGGTAATGGAGACTGAAGAAGCACAAAAGCATAGTAAGATTTACCTGGTCCAGGATCATTTCAACTGAGATGCCTTGACGCATGACAAATGATTGATGATAGATATATGCAAATACCGCCATCACCATCTACATTAAATGACCAAATAAGTGAGAGCCGGACATATAAACTTAGGATGTAAATtaggaaaagaatttgtgatccGTCCTTCCACTCCTTTCTAGCTCCCCCCCACACCCCCTCTTCCCAGTAACAGCTAAATATCAATCTCTAGCTTACATAGAAAGACACAACATTAACTAAGATAAAAAGGCTCCATTTTCTCACCTGGCAATCCATTCTATCTGTAATTCCACCATGCCCAGGAATACTATCACCAAAATCCTGTGCCAATATCAAAAGTGGGAGTTAACATAATATACTTGAGTCAGTATCTTGAAGAAAGCTATGCAAAAATCAGAAAAGAGAATAGGGAAGGAGTTCACACCTTGAtcttaaaagctcttttaaaaccACTTGCGAAAAATCCCCCAAAAGGTGCTATTATTGATGCAAACAAACCAAAGCATAAAGCATGCCACTGAACAGGCAAAACGGAGATCTCTTTCCAAGGAAACTGTTAAAAAATAAAAGGTATAACAAGTGATGGAGCATTGTAGCAGAGACAATAGCATTTCAATTTTTTAATGAGAAAACTATCTTTTTAAAATATCCAATCCATTGGCAACAATAATCATCCATAATAAAGTTCACAGCCTTAGAATTTGACCACAAGACACAAAAAAACCCAGCCACTTTGGGCTGAGGAGATAATCATCAACTGGCATTGACGAAGACAatcagattttacaaagattTGTAAGAAATATATCCAAAGATGGATAACTTTCCTGTTGACCGTTCATCACAATTCGAACATCTAGTCTTTTCCCCCTAACCAGGGAGTTCTGAACCATAAGACCAGAAATTTAAAGTGACAATTTCTTATGGAGAAGTTGAAGACTAATCCTTTGTTTCAAGAGAATCAAATCTTACTAACTGAAAAGGAATAATTAGGACAATAAATCCAGAGACAATGAAATTAAGCTCACCCATTGAGAAATCCATCCTGGTAAGATATAATTCTCTGGTTTAAACAATGGACCTGGGTCACATTCGAGCCAACCAGTTGATAAATCCTGCAAGCATTACCCTCTCACACTAAGTTTTCAGGAAAAGGAATCAGTATGCTTCTGGAAAGATCAAATAATAGGTCAAATCCAATAATTTACCTTCCTTGGACAGGTTAGCCAACAGAAACGACCCAAGATATTTGCAAGCTGCATATGCATAAACTCACTACATGTTTATGAAAACATACTACAACAAAAATCTATACATAAAACAACAGGAAAATAACACAACTTTACCAGTTCCACCAAAGGCATGTATTCTCATTATTGAAGCACAATGAAAATTtgcaaataaaattaaaaaaaggaaGTGTTATTAATATACTTGATTCAGCAACATTAAGCAAGGCATTAGCATTAGATCTTAGGATTACAAGTTCAGGATCAACTTTCCCACGAATGCCAAAGAGATCAACACATTTTATAAGTTCTTCACAAATGATCTTTTGGAAGGATGTCCATTTAAATGTAATCCATTAAACCGGTCCAGacatatataatatcaactatgGATCCTCAAGTTAGTAgcatgagaaaaagaaaagaggtacAAATAGAGAAAATGTCAGGTTACTGCAATAGTAGAAGGATCAATAATGCTAAAATTGCTAGAACAGACTTCCACTGCAATAATATGTTCATAAAGAACCTGATTAACTTGAATATTTACAAGTCACCTGGATTATTTCATTCTACAGACACCTATAACTAGATAAGTTTCAAATCTACTGATGTAAAACTCGCATAATATAAACGATACCCTTATCACAAACAAGATGAAGTCTAACACCAATATGGAAAGACTATGCTCACCACGAATGCAGAGATGATAGTTGTAACAGACGCTCCAATAAAACCCTCCCATGTTTTCTTAGGAGACAATTTGATTAATGGGGTTTTTCCAAAGAAGAAACCAAAGATATAAGCAAAAATGTCATTGATAACAATAAGCGATGCTGGAAGAAGAAACCTGGAAAAAGGAAAGTACTTTTGGGTGAAGAAGAATAATGGGAGAGAACACAGTCAAAGTACCAAAAGCATTCAATTAATTGCGTAAATCTTAAGAGGTAATAACTTACATTTTATTAATGAGAAAAGTTACCATAATAAGACTTTTTACTTTCCTTTTCTAACATCTATATACTATGTGCACATCTGGTACGACTGCAAATACGTAGGTAG is part of the Gossypium arboreum isolate Shixiya-1 chromosome 5, ASM2569848v2, whole genome shotgun sequence genome and harbors:
- the LOC108453855 gene encoding phosphatidate cytidylyltransferase 1-like, with product MQKENNTTVPSATTPRIRHRKRSNEVIPEPSKANGGNLLVNDRNKYKSMWIRTHSTVWMIGGFALIVYMGHLYITAMVVVIQIFMAKELFNLLRKAHEDRHLPGFRLLNWHFFFTAMFFVYGRLLSQPLVNTVTSDKFLYQFVSSLIKYHMAICYFLYIAGFMWFILTLKKKMYKYQFGQYAWTHMILIVVFTQSSFTVANIFEGIFWFLLPASLIVINDIFAYIFGFFFGKTPLIKLSPKKTWEGFIGASVTTIISAFVLANILGRFCWLTCPRKDLSTGWLECDPGPLFKPENYILPGWISQWFPWKEISVLPVQWHALCFGLFASIIAPFGGFFASGFKRAFKIKDFGDSIPGHGGITDRMDCQMVMAVFAYIYHQSFVMRQGISVEMILDQILTNLTFEEQQSLLMKLGQILQERLEHS
- the LOC108450987 gene encoding probable transcription repressor OFP9 — its product is MKASKEHKQQGLQQRGCKALCCSCRLSVSSSEEAESSNSDRYASISSLAHAMVQERLDQMIRERQETRHNVERRRQRSSEGTKFIVMVAMEKCSYDPREDFSKSMVEMIKANRIQEPKDLRNLLNYYVSMNSEEYHGIILEVFHEVCTNLFLCCKRH
- the LOC108449933 gene encoding plastid-lipid-associated protein, chloroplastic, producing the protein MATVSQLNNFPCKTFLITPQNSNFTSKLPVLPLNSTKPTQNSIKKSQFLTQKSVQPRPVFQIRASDADDEWGPDKEEPVVIESPGVAVAEEKKPDDAGEIESLKKALVDSFYGTDRGLKASSETRAEIVELITQLEAKNPTPAPTEALPLLNGKWILKYTSFPGLFPLLSRGQFPLVKVEEISQTIDAESLTVQNSVQFAGPLASSSISTSAKFEVRSPKRVQIKFQEGIIGTPQLTDSIVLPENVEFLGQKIDLTPIKGLLTSVQDTASSVAKTISSQPPLKIPLSNSNAESWLLTTYLDDELRISRGDAGSVFVLVKEGSALLN